One Thermodesulfobacteriota bacterium DNA segment encodes these proteins:
- a CDS encoding nuclear transport factor 2 family protein — MSRAAISLFIKNIKSRICEPALRSISTTTAGGMLICSALFAAAVVPDATDVANLKLQNSLKAVPTFVVAEAIAQSEEETDNMEDKNKEIVREGFAKWANGTGSFFDLLTEDAEWTITGRSPISKTYTSRQQFLDEAITPINERLSAGIVPTVRGIYADGDMVIALWDGTATAKDGKPYKNTYSWYMTMKDGRIVKVVAFFDAIEFMELWERVSEK, encoded by the coding sequence ATGAGCAGAGCCGCTATCAGTCTATTTATTAAAAATATCAAATCCCGGATTTGCGAACCCGCTCTGAGGTCCATATCTACCACAACAGCTGGCGGGATGTTGATATGTTCGGCCTTATTTGCAGCAGCCGTGGTCCCTGACGCGACCGATGTGGCAAATCTAAAACTACAAAATAGCTTAAAAGCGGTACCCACATTCGTTGTTGCAGAGGCTATAGCGCAGTCCGAGGAGGAAACCGATAATATGGAAGACAAAAATAAAGAGATAGTCAGGGAGGGATTTGCCAAATGGGCAAACGGTACGGGCAGCTTTTTCGACCTCCTGACTGAAGATGCGGAATGGACTATCACCGGCCGAAGCCCCATCTCCAAAACTTACACCAGCCGCCAGCAATTCCTGGATGAAGCGATAACGCCGATTAACGAACGATTGAGCGCGGGAATAGTCCCGACTGTGCGGGGAATTTATGCGGACGGAGACATGGTGATTGCATTGTGGGACGGAACCGCCACAGCCAAAGACGGGAAACCATATAAGAACACTTATTCATGGTACATGACCATGAAAGACGGACGAATTGTGAAGGTGGTTGCGTTTTTCGATGCCATCGAGTTCATGGAGCTGTGGGAACGGGTATCGGAAAAATAA
- a CDS encoding nuclear transport factor 2 family protein, translated as MSTNKTEESRIRKQIEDWAVKFRAKDLDGIMSIYAPDIVSFDAIAQLQFKGADEYRKHWEACLSFCQGPIIFETRDLNITAGDDVAFSHCLTWCGGTDESGEEKASWMRATVCWRKVNGEWKVVHEHYSAPFDMESGKALFDLKP; from the coding sequence ATGAGCACGAATAAAACTGAAGAAAGCAGAATCCGGAAGCAAATTGAGGACTGGGCGGTGAAATTCCGCGCCAAGGACCTCGACGGGATTATGTCCATCTATGCACCGGACATCGTGTCCTTCGACGCCATAGCCCAGCTGCAATTCAAGGGGGCTGATGAGTATAGGAAACACTGGGAAGCGTGTCTTTCATTCTGTCAGGGCCCGATAATCTTCGAGACGCGTGACCTGAATATAACGGCCGGCGATGACGTTGCCTTCAGCCATTGCCTTACATGGTGCGGAGGAACTGACGAGAGCGGCGAGGAAAAAGCCTCGTGGATGCGGGCGACGGTTTGCTGGCGCAAGGTAAACGGAGAATGGAAGGTCGTGCACGAGCATTACTCGGCGCCTTTCGACATGGAAAGCGGAAAGGCACTCTTCGATCTCAAGCCCTAG
- a CDS encoding DUF2892 domain-containing protein, translating into MRPANVDRLVLRIAGIFVLASLALGYFVHPAWFLFTAFVGLNMFQASFTGFCPMAIVLKKAGVRAGTAFCE; encoded by the coding sequence ATGAGACCCGCAAACGTCGACCGCCTCGTTTTACGTATAGCCGGTATCTTCGTCCTCGCAAGCCTCGCGTTAGGTTACTTCGTCCACCCGGCGTGGTTTCTGTTCACGGCCTTCGTCGGACTCAACATGTTCCAGGCTTCTTTCACAGGGTTCTGCCCCATGGCAATCGTATTGAAGAAAGCGGGCGTGAGGGCCGGTACTGCGTTTTGCGAGTGA
- a CDS encoding GFA family protein, whose protein sequence is MRKTYHGSCHCGAVRFECEIDLAQGTSKCNCSICAKTRFWKALIKADAFRLIEGEEALTDYQFGSNTIHHLFCGRCGVKPFGRAFLDVTFGGETLSGEYYAVNVACLDDAAPAELSEAPVRYEDGKNDDWESRPDEVRQL, encoded by the coding sequence ATGAGGAAAACATACCACGGGAGCTGCCACTGCGGCGCCGTCCGCTTCGAATGCGAGATAGACCTTGCACAGGGCACTAGCAAGTGCAACTGCTCTATCTGCGCCAAGACCAGGTTCTGGAAGGCTCTCATCAAGGCTGACGCGTTCAGGCTGATAGAGGGAGAAGAAGCGCTCACGGATTACCAGTTCGGGAGCAACACGATACACCACCTCTTCTGCGGCCGCTGCGGCGTGAAGCCGTTCGGCAGGGCGTTCCTCGACGTTACTTTCGGCGGCGAGACTCTGTCGGGCGAATACTACGCGGTCAACGTCGCGTGCCTAGACGATGCGGCGCCTGCCGAGCTCTCGGAAGCGCCTGTCCGGTATGAAGACGGTAAGAACGACGACTGGGAGTCTCGTCCCGACGAGGTCAGGCAATTGTGA
- a CDS encoding efflux RND transporter periplasmic adaptor subunit: protein MKISPASLILFILASLGLFLYGCKQGEAPLPPPPTVTVSKPVVKDVVEWDEYTGRLESVDTVDVRARVSGYLESIHFKDGQTVKAGDLLFVIDPRPYQAELDRARAELRLAEARLSLAENDLVRAKKLVSARAISEEEADTRASDEQVARATVEQAKAVVKAAELDVEFTQVRAPISGLISRKNVTVGNLINGGTGGTLLTTIVSLDPIYCYFEADEQSYLRYTNLEQEGVKPDTREGQNPAYMELSNETDYPHKGYIDFIDNRLDPNTGTIRGRGVFSNPDGTLTPGLFARMKIMGSGQYKAVLVPDEAVGSDQSQKYVMVVSPEDMVEYRQVTLGPRVNGLRVIRQGVAPGDRIVVNGLQRAMPGTKVTPVEEDIVVKEKNFLTPGLPSKEPQQNATQAPESNTGG, encoded by the coding sequence ATGAAGATTTCGCCTGCAAGCCTCATATTGTTCATACTCGCATCCCTCGGTCTCTTCCTCTACGGCTGCAAGCAGGGGGAGGCCCCTCTGCCCCCTCCGCCGACGGTTACCGTGAGCAAGCCCGTGGTCAAGGATGTCGTGGAGTGGGACGAATATACGGGGCGTCTCGAATCAGTCGACACGGTCGACGTGAGAGCGCGCGTAAGCGGTTATCTGGAATCCATACACTTTAAGGACGGGCAGACGGTAAAGGCTGGCGACCTTCTATTCGTAATCGACCCGAGGCCTTACCAGGCGGAGCTCGACCGCGCCCGGGCAGAGCTCAGGCTCGCAGAGGCCCGTCTCTCGCTCGCGGAGAACGACCTCGTGCGTGCGAAGAAGCTCGTGAGCGCGAGGGCTATATCCGAAGAAGAAGCTGACACGAGGGCGTCTGACGAGCAGGTGGCGCGCGCAACGGTCGAGCAGGCCAAGGCAGTCGTAAAGGCGGCCGAGCTCGACGTGGAGTTCACGCAGGTAAGGGCCCCCATAAGCGGACTCATCAGCAGGAAAAACGTCACGGTCGGCAACCTCATAAACGGCGGCACGGGCGGCACGCTCCTTACGACGATAGTTTCGCTCGACCCGATCTACTGCTATTTCGAGGCTGACGAGCAGTCCTATCTCAGGTACACGAACCTCGAGCAGGAAGGTGTGAAGCCCGACACGAGAGAGGGTCAGAACCCGGCCTACATGGAGCTCTCGAACGAAACGGACTACCCCCACAAAGGTTACATAGACTTCATAGACAACAGGCTCGACCCGAATACGGGGACTATCAGGGGGAGAGGCGTATTCTCAAACCCGGACGGCACGCTCACGCCGGGGCTATTCGCCCGGATGAAGATCATGGGCAGCGGGCAGTACAAGGCCGTGCTCGTGCCCGACGAAGCCGTCGGCAGCGACCAGTCGCAAAAGTACGTCATGGTAGTCAGTCCCGAAGACATGGTCGAGTACAGGCAGGTCACTCTCGGACCCAGGGTGAACGGGCTCAGGGTGATAAGACAGGGCGTCGCGCCCGGGGACAGGATAGTCGTCAACGGGCTTCAGAGGGCCATGCCCGGGACCAAGGTAACCCCCGTCGAAGAAGACATAGTCGTCAAGGAAAAGAACTTCCTCACGCCCGGACTGCCGTCAAAGGAGCCTCAGCAAAACGCCACACAAGCGCCAGAGAGCAATACTGGAGGATAA
- a CDS encoding haloalkane dehalogenase — MSVSQFSSIDVLTRKRVRVLDTEISYVDVGEGDPIVFLHGNPTSSYLWRNIIPFLEKAGRCLAPDLVGMGQSGKSPDRAYRFADHVRYLDAWFDALNLAKNVALVVHDWGSALGFYRAFRNPDQVRAIAYMEAIVQPLKWDDFPAGVDEMFRALRSDKGEGMVLDHNFFVETILPKSIIRKLSDEEMEAYRAPFKDRDSRLPTLTWPRELPIEGEPPDVVAIVRNYGEWLGKSAIPKLFISAEPGAILAGRNRDFCRTWPNQREVTVKGIHYVQEDSPAEIGLALVDFLGGLR; from the coding sequence ATGTCCGTATCGCAGTTTTCAAGCATTGATGTCCTCACCCGGAAACGTGTCCGGGTTCTCGATACCGAAATAAGCTATGTCGATGTCGGCGAAGGTGATCCTATAGTCTTTCTGCACGGGAACCCGACATCGTCCTATCTCTGGAGAAACATAATTCCGTTTCTTGAGAAAGCAGGTCGATGCCTGGCACCTGATTTAGTGGGGATGGGACAGTCCGGGAAATCTCCGGACCGTGCGTATCGCTTCGCGGATCACGTCCGTTATCTCGATGCGTGGTTCGACGCTTTAAACCTGGCGAAAAACGTCGCCCTCGTCGTACACGACTGGGGATCGGCCCTGGGGTTTTATCGGGCCTTCCGCAATCCTGATCAGGTGCGGGCCATAGCATACATGGAGGCTATTGTTCAACCGCTCAAGTGGGACGACTTCCCGGCCGGTGTTGATGAGATGTTCCGCGCCCTCCGCTCGGACAAGGGCGAGGGGATGGTCCTCGATCACAATTTCTTCGTGGAGACCATACTGCCGAAGAGCATTATCCGGAAGCTGTCCGACGAGGAAATGGAAGCATACCGCGCACCGTTTAAAGACCGCGATTCACGGCTGCCGACGCTCACCTGGCCGCGCGAGCTGCCGATAGAGGGCGAGCCGCCGGATGTAGTGGCGATTGTCAGGAATTACGGCGAGTGGCTTGGGAAGAGCGCGATACCGAAGCTTTTCATCTCTGCAGAGCCTGGTGCGATCCTTGCTGGCCGGAACCGCGATTTCTGCCGGACCTGGCCTAACCAGCGGGAAGTCACGGTGAAGGGAATACATTATGTCCAGGAGGATTCGCCGGCAGAGATAGGTCTCGCACTTGTTGATTTCTTGGGCGGCTTGCGATAG
- a CDS encoding efflux RND transporter permease subunit encodes MISRFFVDRPIFATVLSVLIVIVGLIAYFTLPVSQYPEVTPPTIVVRTSYPGANPETIAETVATPLEQEINGVEDMLYMSSQSTSDGQMQLTITFELGTDIDKAQVLVENRVAVAEPRLPEEVRRIGVTVRKSSPDMLLVVHLVSPDNRYDQLYISNYALIRVYDVLTRIEGVGNVTVFGAREYSMRVWLDPEKLYSMGLTVTDVVQSLREQNVEVAAGVLGQPPVPQGNAYQLSVNTLGRLVEADQFADVVIRTGEDGRITRIKDVARVELGARDYGVNSYLDGKPAQAIGIFQLPGSNALATAQAVEKTMARISKDFPKGLEYRIVYNPTIFVQQSINEVYHTLFIAFMLVFIVVIVFLQDWRAALLPMIDAVVSLVGTFAVMAAFGFSLNNLSMFGLVLAIGIVVDDSIVVVENIKRWMSKGIEPREATLKAMAEITGPVLAITLVLSSVFIPTAFLPGISGQFYKQFALVIAASTIISAVNALTLAPSRAVQLIRPDSDAEHQEALPRVGIAAIGGFAAYYLLTGTIAGIFGINSGQGYDPAASSGSTAALWAVRILLFATGCAAGWFIGPFVNRVLKKVFGGFNRLFDRASEAYSGSVKRILRFSTIAIIVYCGLIGLTYLGFTSVPGGFIPAQDQGYLIVDVALPDGASLERTDSVIARATDIILDTPGIAYAVGFAGFSGATFSNSSDSGVIFTPLAPFNERAKKGPTLDEIIADLSRRLSVIQEARLIVISPPPVRGLGTAGGFKMMVQDRADVGLKELEKATYALIGAANQEPGLTRVFTTFSTRTPQIYAEVDRTKAKKLDVPLTNIFDTLQVYLGSVYVNDLNLFGRVYRVTAQAEGDFRQQPEDIAKLRTRSATGQAVPLGSVVDIISETGPDRVVRYNLFPAIEVNGATLPGFSSGQAINAMEKLAAQILPPGVGYEWTDLAYQQVTAGNTALFIFPLCVLFVFLILSSLYESWSLPLAIILIVPMCLLSAITGLLLRGMDNNILTQIGFVVLVGLACKNAILIVEFAKDYQQTGKGREEAVVEASRVRLRPILMTSFAFILGVVPLLIAAGAGAEMRQALGTSVFSGMFGVTFFGLFLTPVFYVVIRKYTESRKNRSVKAE; translated from the coding sequence ATGATTTCCCGGTTTTTCGTCGACAGGCCGATATTCGCCACAGTGCTCTCCGTCCTTATCGTAATCGTGGGGCTTATCGCCTACTTCACTCTGCCCGTAAGCCAGTACCCGGAGGTCACTCCGCCCACTATAGTCGTGCGCACGAGCTATCCGGGCGCTAACCCGGAGACTATAGCCGAGACCGTGGCCACCCCGCTCGAGCAGGAGATAAACGGCGTCGAGGACATGCTCTATATGTCTTCCCAGTCGACGAGCGACGGACAGATGCAGCTCACAATCACGTTCGAGCTGGGAACAGACATCGACAAGGCGCAGGTGCTGGTCGAGAACCGGGTCGCGGTCGCCGAGCCGAGACTGCCCGAAGAGGTCAGGCGCATAGGCGTCACAGTGAGGAAAAGCTCGCCCGACATGCTGCTCGTCGTCCACCTGGTCTCGCCCGATAACCGTTACGACCAGCTCTACATAAGCAACTACGCACTGATAAGGGTTTACGACGTCCTCACACGCATAGAGGGCGTCGGCAACGTGACCGTGTTCGGCGCGCGCGAATACAGCATGAGGGTATGGCTCGACCCGGAGAAGCTCTACTCGATGGGCCTCACGGTGACGGACGTCGTGCAGTCGCTCAGGGAGCAGAACGTCGAGGTCGCGGCGGGCGTGCTGGGTCAGCCCCCCGTGCCGCAGGGCAACGCCTACCAGCTCTCGGTCAACACGCTCGGAAGGCTCGTCGAGGCCGACCAGTTCGCGGACGTTGTCATCAGGACGGGCGAAGACGGGCGCATCACGCGCATAAAGGACGTTGCCCGCGTGGAGCTAGGAGCGAGGGACTACGGCGTCAACAGCTACCTCGACGGCAAGCCCGCCCAGGCTATCGGCATATTCCAGCTCCCTGGCTCTAACGCCCTCGCCACGGCGCAGGCAGTCGAGAAGACTATGGCCCGGATAAGCAAGGACTTCCCCAAGGGGCTCGAATACAGGATCGTATATAACCCGACGATTTTCGTGCAGCAGTCCATAAACGAAGTCTATCACACCCTGTTCATCGCGTTCATGCTCGTTTTCATAGTGGTAATCGTTTTCCTTCAGGACTGGCGGGCGGCGCTCCTGCCGATGATAGACGCGGTCGTGTCGCTGGTCGGCACGTTCGCCGTCATGGCGGCCTTCGGATTTTCGCTCAACAACCTCTCGATGTTCGGACTCGTGCTCGCGATAGGTATCGTGGTGGACGACTCCATAGTCGTGGTCGAGAACATCAAGCGCTGGATGTCGAAAGGGATCGAGCCGAGGGAGGCCACGCTGAAAGCCATGGCCGAGATCACGGGCCCCGTGCTCGCGATCACTCTCGTGCTGAGCTCCGTATTCATACCGACGGCGTTCCTCCCCGGCATAAGCGGCCAGTTCTATAAGCAGTTCGCACTGGTCATCGCAGCCTCGACTATCATCTCCGCAGTGAACGCGCTGACGCTCGCGCCTTCGAGGGCCGTCCAGCTCATAAGGCCCGACAGCGACGCGGAGCATCAGGAGGCTCTGCCCCGCGTCGGCATCGCTGCCATAGGGGGATTTGCTGCGTATTATCTCCTCACAGGCACGATCGCCGGTATCTTCGGTATTAACTCCGGTCAGGGTTATGACCCCGCTGCATCGTCAGGCAGCACGGCTGCGCTATGGGCGGTACGCATCCTGCTCTTCGCCACAGGCTGCGCCGCCGGATGGTTCATCGGCCCCTTCGTCAACAGGGTGTTAAAGAAGGTGTTCGGCGGGTTCAACAGGCTCTTCGACCGCGCGAGCGAGGCTTACAGCGGCTCGGTCAAGAGGATCCTCCGTTTCAGCACTATCGCCATAATCGTCTATTGCGGCTTGATCGGACTCACGTATCTCGGATTCACAAGCGTGCCGGGCGGGTTCATCCCCGCACAGGACCAGGGGTATCTGATTGTGGACGTCGCTCTTCCTGACGGCGCGTCGCTCGAGCGGACCGACTCCGTCATCGCCCGCGCGACCGACATAATACTGGACACGCCGGGAATAGCCTACGCAGTCGGGTTCGCGGGATTCTCGGGGGCCACGTTCTCGAACAGCTCGGACTCGGGCGTCATATTCACACCGCTCGCACCGTTTAATGAGCGCGCGAAGAAAGGCCCCACGCTCGATGAGATAATAGCCGACCTCAGCCGGAGGCTTTCCGTCATACAGGAGGCGAGACTGATAGTTATCTCTCCCCCGCCCGTCAGGGGTCTCGGCACCGCGGGCGGCTTCAAGATGATGGTACAGGACCGCGCGGACGTGGGATTGAAGGAGCTCGAGAAGGCGACCTACGCGCTTATAGGCGCCGCCAACCAGGAGCCGGGCCTTACGAGGGTGTTCACCACGTTCAGCACGAGGACCCCGCAGATATACGCCGAGGTCGACAGGACGAAGGCAAAGAAGCTAGACGTCCCGCTCACGAACATATTCGACACGCTCCAGGTGTACCTGGGCTCGGTTTACGTAAACGACCTCAACCTCTTCGGTCGGGTTTACAGGGTCACGGCTCAGGCGGAAGGAGACTTCCGTCAGCAGCCCGAAGACATCGCGAAGCTGAGGACGCGGAGCGCGACAGGGCAGGCAGTACCCCTCGGCTCCGTCGTAGATATAATCAGCGAAACCGGGCCCGACCGCGTCGTCCGCTATAACCTTTTCCCCGCGATCGAGGTGAACGGCGCCACGCTCCCCGGGTTCAGCTCCGGGCAGGCGATTAACGCAATGGAGAAGCTCGCCGCGCAGATACTGCCCCCGGGCGTGGGTTACGAATGGACGGACCTAGCCTACCAGCAGGTCACGGCCGGCAACACGGCGCTGTTCATATTCCCACTCTGCGTGCTTTTCGTATTCCTCATACTGTCCTCGCTCTACGAGAGCTGGTCGCTCCCGCTCGCGATAATACTCATCGTGCCCATGTGTCTCCTGTCGGCGATAACGGGCCTGCTCCTGCGGGGCATGGATAACAACATACTCACACAGATCGGGTTCGTCGTGCTCGTGGGTCTCGCGTGCAAGAACGCGATACTGATAGTCGAATTCGCCAAGGACTACCAGCAGACGGGCAAGGGCCGGGAGGAGGCCGTGGTAGAGGCATCGCGCGTCAGGCTCCGCCCGATCCTCATGACCTCGTTCGCGTTCATTCTCGGCGTAGTGCCCCTCCTGATCGCTGCGGGCGCGGGCGCCGAGATGAGGCAGGCGCTCGGAACGTCCGTATTCAGCGGCATGTTCGGCGTAACGTTCTTCGGCCTCTTTTTAACCCCTGTCTTCTACGTCGTCATCAGGAAGTACACCGAATCGAGAAAAAACCGGAGCGTAAAAGCAGAATGA
- a CDS encoding TIGR03618 family F420-dependent PPOX class oxidoreductase has protein sequence MSELTDSMREFLNGRHYATLATLNEDGTIHLTPVWYLFEDGRFYVESSPSARKARNAAARPQASIVVDSRRRQGDELWVSASGTAEIIGGERSGEIAAKILKRYITKAGLEDPRVGPGFSAGGGVVICITPRSWGSWDFKSLDDQYFGGILRQTPEKWFHQVD, from the coding sequence ATGTCTGAGTTAACCGATTCCATGAGGGAGTTCCTGAACGGGCGTCACTACGCAACACTGGCGACGCTCAACGAGGACGGCACTATTCACCTCACGCCGGTGTGGTACCTCTTCGAGGACGGGCGCTTTTACGTGGAGTCCTCTCCCTCTGCGCGGAAAGCCAGGAACGCCGCCGCCCGTCCGCAGGCTTCGATTGTAGTCGACAGCCGACGTAGGCAGGGAGACGAGCTCTGGGTGAGCGCGTCGGGGACAGCGGAGATAATCGGCGGAGAGCGGTCGGGCGAGATAGCCGCGAAAATTCTCAAGCGGTATATAACGAAAGCCGGCCTAGAGGACCCGAGGGTAGGGCCGGGCTTTTCGGCGGGCGGCGGAGTCGTTATCTGTATCACGCCCCGTTCCTGGGGGTCGTGGGATTTCAAGAGCCTCGACGACCAGTATTTCGGCGGCATACTGAGACAGACGCCCGAGAAGTGGTTCCATCAGGTTGATTGA
- a CDS encoding NAD(P)-dependent alcohol dehydrogenase: protein MRAARMHGFKQPLVLEDVKVPDFAADEVLIKVAAAGMCRTDWQLVDGYFKDYHTPTFPLTPGHEIAGYVEKIGGLVPESFGLKEGDLVVVVGGMGDGVCRLCHEGNTHICENGRWPGFGPYGGYAEFVPIPYNYLIRIEKKYKLKPEELAPLTDAGLTPYRGIKKLRDAGVLGPDRVLAVFGVGGLGTYAVQYAKLLSSGATVVAFARNEEKLAVAREYGADHVINVKGKSTDDIRKELISATGHRNIDAVIDCAGAEAMIKTGFGLLARGGAYVSVGLVGNRIDIPLFPLVVGEFTYHGSFWGNYNDLTEVVALAEKGMVKHTVKKIKFEDINENLELLRDGDIIGRAVITY, encoded by the coding sequence ATGCGCGCAGCAAGAATGCATGGGTTCAAGCAGCCGCTTGTGCTTGAGGATGTAAAGGTTCCGGATTTCGCCGCAGATGAGGTTTTAATAAAAGTCGCGGCGGCCGGGATGTGCCGTACGGATTGGCAGTTAGTAGATGGTTATTTTAAGGATTACCATACGCCAACGTTTCCGCTAACTCCCGGTCATGAAATCGCAGGATATGTGGAAAAGATAGGTGGTCTCGTGCCTGAAAGCTTCGGATTGAAGGAGGGAGACTTGGTCGTTGTCGTCGGCGGAATGGGAGACGGCGTCTGCCGGTTGTGTCACGAAGGCAATACGCATATATGCGAGAATGGAAGATGGCCGGGGTTCGGCCCTTACGGCGGTTACGCGGAATTTGTCCCTATCCCCTACAACTATCTCATCCGTATCGAAAAAAAATATAAATTGAAACCCGAAGAGCTCGCGCCTCTCACAGACGCGGGTCTGACGCCTTACAGAGGAATAAAGAAACTCCGGGACGCAGGCGTCCTCGGGCCGGACAGGGTCCTGGCGGTTTTCGGCGTGGGCGGTCTTGGGACATACGCGGTTCAATACGCGAAGCTTCTTTCGTCCGGGGCGACTGTGGTCGCGTTCGCCAGGAATGAGGAGAAGCTGGCCGTGGCCAGGGAGTACGGAGCGGACCACGTCATCAATGTCAAAGGGAAATCTACAGACGATATCCGTAAAGAGCTTATCAGTGCGACCGGCCACAGGAACATCGACGCTGTTATAGACTGTGCGGGTGCGGAAGCGATGATCAAGACCGGGTTCGGATTGCTCGCGAGGGGAGGCGCATACGTCTCAGTCGGTCTTGTCGGCAACCGCATAGACATTCCTCTCTTTCCGCTGGTCGTGGGGGAGTTCACGTATCACGGCTCTTTTTGGGGCAACTATAACGACCTGACCGAGGTTGTGGCATTGGCCGAGAAGGGTATGGTCAAGCACACCGTGAAAAAAATCAAGTTCGAGGATATAAACGAGAACCTGGAATTGCTCCGTGACGGCGACATAATAGGACGCGCGGTCATTACTTATTAG
- a CDS encoding dihydrofolate reductase family protein, with product MRKVIVSNLISLDGFIAGPNGEIDWFGWDEELESYCRDQLGSMDTILFGRVTYELMAGYWPAASATENDQAIIDAMNNLPKVVFSRTLDRVEWKNSRLVKDDIEGEVARMKREPGKDMVIFGSGSIVSSLAPAGLIDEYRIFVNPVVLGRGKSMFRGIDNRLGLKHLCTRTFGSGLVLICYEPAERSS from the coding sequence ATGAGAAAAGTGATCGTATCGAATCTGATATCGCTCGACGGCTTCATTGCGGGGCCGAACGGGGAAATAGACTGGTTCGGCTGGGATGAAGAGCTCGAAAGCTATTGCAGGGATCAACTCGGATCTATGGACACGATTTTATTCGGACGCGTAACTTATGAGCTCATGGCGGGCTACTGGCCTGCGGCGTCGGCTACGGAAAATGATCAGGCGATCATCGACGCGATGAACAACCTGCCCAAGGTCGTTTTTTCGAGAACGCTCGATAGAGTCGAGTGGAAGAATTCCAGGCTGGTGAAGGACGATATTGAGGGTGAAGTCGCGAGAATGAAACGGGAGCCGGGAAAGGACATGGTTATATTCGGCAGCGGAAGTATCGTATCGTCTCTCGCGCCGGCGGGCCTGATAGACGAATACCGGATCTTCGTCAATCCGGTCGTTCTGGGCAGGGGAAAGTCGATGTTCCGTGGGATAGATAACAGACTCGGACTGAAACATTTATGCACGAGGACGTTCGGGAGCGGTCTCGTGCTCATATGCTATGAGCCGGCTGAAAGGAGCAGTTAG
- a CDS encoding dihydrofolate reductase family protein — MEQIMNPSFILYSVCSVDGYIARENGDVDWLSEWPPATAGCGEILDSVDGLVMGARTYDHISDTGKWAYGSKPCLVLSNVARKPFRECVEFFTGKVEDAAELMRQWKLKRVWLVGGASTFTQFHRKKLIDDYIIAIVPIILGSGTPLLRACDIEVRLKLVTSRAFETGLVLNHYRRI; from the coding sequence ATGGAACAAATCATGAATCCCTCCTTTATATTGTACTCCGTATGCAGCGTGGACGGCTATATAGCCAGGGAGAACGGCGACGTCGACTGGCTCTCGGAATGGCCCCCCGCCACGGCCGGGTGCGGAGAGATCCTGGATTCCGTCGATGGGTTAGTGATGGGAGCCAGGACATACGATCATATATCGGACACGGGTAAATGGGCTTACGGCAGCAAACCCTGCCTCGTCCTCTCCAATGTCGCCCGGAAGCCCTTCCGTGAATGCGTGGAATTTTTTACGGGGAAAGTGGAAGATGCGGCAGAGCTGATGCGGCAATGGAAGCTGAAACGCGTATGGTTAGTCGGTGGAGCGAGCACATTCACCCAGTTCCACAGGAAGAAGCTTATCGACGACTACATCATCGCGATCGTACCGATAATACTCGGCTCGGGGACCCCTCTGCTCCGGGCCTGCGACATCGAGGTCAGGCTCAAGCTTGTCACGAGCCGCGCATTCGAGACCGGACTCGTGCTAAACCATTACAGAAGGATATAA
- a CDS encoding DoxX family protein, whose product MKLLSETNTTLLNVSMLLLRLAVGIILFVAGAGKVMGWFGGMGMDATINIFVTNMGIHPLLAYLSCYTEFIGGFLLIVGLLTRPAAFAITINMLVAGIVTLPNGFMAGASYPFSMMVSSIVILLAGPMAYSLDAQLLSGRKESAVFKRV is encoded by the coding sequence ATGAAGCTGCTGAGTGAAACTAATACGACACTCCTTAACGTCTCTATGCTGCTCCTGCGCCTCGCGGTCGGTATCATACTCTTCGTGGCCGGCGCCGGGAAGGTCATGGGATGGTTTGGCGGCATGGGGATGGATGCCACAATCAATATCTTCGTCACAAATATGGGAATTCATCCGCTGCTCGCTTACCTTAGCTGCTACACAGAGTTCATCGGCGGGTTTCTCTTGATCGTCGGGCTGCTTACCCGGCCCGCCGCCTTCGCCATAACGATAAATATGCTCGTGGCCGGGATCGTGACGCTCCCGAACGGCTTCATGGCGGGGGCTTCGTACCCCTTCAGCATGATGGTGAGTTCGATCGTCATCCTCCTGGCCGGGCCTATGGCGTACAGCCTCGACGCACAGCTTCTCAGCGGGAGAAAGGAGAGCGCGGTCTTCAAGCGCGTTTAA